A single genomic interval of Bacillus sp. es.036 harbors:
- the prli42 gene encoding stressosome-associated protein Prli42 — MPRKATKIVVYIMIISMLLSLFAGATAMLF, encoded by the coding sequence ATGCCTCGTAAAGCTACAAAGATCGTTGTTTATATTATGATTATTTCGATGCTTCTTAGTTTATTTGCTGGAGCAACAGCGATGTTGTTTTAA
- a CDS encoding L,D-transpeptidase yields MHLFSIMLSLYLSVSILFPFGTQPNAGDPFLIVNKKVNELAYIDGNEVQRVLSVATGKSIDQTPEGLFTIIVKAENPYYRKKNIEGGVKENPLGTRWIGFDAKGTNGRIYGVHGTNRPDSIGKYTTAGCIRLLNEEVELLYNDIPIGTKILIASSDQSFYELASKAGAIGENIELK; encoded by the coding sequence TTATCACTGTATTTATCGGTATCCATTCTCTTTCCATTCGGTACTCAGCCAAATGCGGGTGACCCATTCCTTATTGTAAATAAGAAGGTGAACGAATTAGCTTATATTGATGGAAATGAAGTTCAGCGTGTTTTATCGGTAGCGACTGGTAAAAGTATAGATCAGACTCCTGAAGGACTATTTACAATAATTGTGAAGGCGGAAAATCCTTATTACAGAAAGAAAAATATTGAAGGTGGAGTGAAAGAGAATCCGCTTGGTACAAGGTGGATTGGTTTTGATGCAAAAGGAACAAACGGTCGAATTTATGGCGTCCATGGAACAAATCGTCCAGATTCAATTGGGAAATATACAACTGCTGGATGTATCCGACTTTTAAATGAGGAAGTTGAACTGCTTTATAATGACATACCAATTGGAACTAAAATTCTAATTGCTTCAAGCGATCAATCTTTTTATGAACTGGCAAGTAAAGCTGGAGCGATAGGAGAAAACATCGAATTAAAGTGA